Proteins from a genomic interval of Fusarium oxysporum Fo47 chromosome I, complete sequence:
- a CDS encoding RS15_PODAN 40S ribosomal protein S15, with protein sequence MADEYDAEQAAELKRKRAFRKFSYRGIDLDQLLDLSSDQLRDVVHARARRRINRGLKRRPMGLIKKLRKAKQEAQPNEKPDLVKTHLRDMIVVPEMIGSVIGIYSGKEFNQVEIKPEMVGHYLAEFSISYKPVKHGRPGIGATHSSRFIPLK encoded by the exons ATGGCTGACGAATAC GACGCCGAGCAGGCTGCCGAGCTCAAGAGAAAGAGAGCGTTCCGAAAGTTCTCCTACCGAGGAATCGACCTTGATCA GCTCCTCGACCTCTCCTCTGACCAGCTTCGCGATGTTGTCCACGCTCGTGCCCGCCGCAGGATCAACCGTGGCCTGAAGCGCCGCCCCATGggtctcatcaagaagctccgAAAGGCTAAGCAGGAGGCTCAGCCCAACGAGAAGCCCGACCTCGTCAAGACCCACCTCCGAGACATGATTGTCGTCCCCGAGATGATTGGCAGTGTCATTGGCATCTACTCCGGCAAGGAGTTCAACCAGGTCGagatcaagcctgagatgGTTGGTCACTACCTGGCTGAGTTCTCTATCTCATA CAAGCCTGTCAAGCACGGTAGGCCCGGTATTGGTGCCACGCACTCTTCTCGATTCATTCCCCTCAAGTAA
- a CDS encoding amidase signature domain-containing protein, with amino-acid sequence MPHLTVTNVVEWPYKSGQLSARQIEITDSEPSQLLKMLASGAWTAQEVLLAFIARCIIAHHLTNPLTGPMFDQGFRRAVELDDYHRRTGKTAGPFHGLPISLIDVFNIQGMPTTLGFVARANAHPVHSGELVNRLSAAGAIFYYKTNIPQSLMSGECHNFLFGRTATPYNTTLSAGGSSGGEGSLIALGGSPLGIGSDIAGSIRTPANSNGVYGLCPTNGRLPLHDAEQSNAGYLINGVAGPLSKSIDGLEVYARTLLSLKPWEWDSACERLPWDEQVYQETLLIGLSGKRQLCIGFVANDRITTPHPPIERGMRETRATLEKAGVQVVDVQLFDGTEGMWEMITRIFSADGGNAFREEIAKSGEPISEDIELANPQDAMNRTSSLTATGRPVDVFVLPSGCRVASPHGTMKYWLYESISNILDWTCATIPVGHVDLLKDPKPSNGGDFKPLSSLDRDNWNLYSPELYSDAPICLQVSGQKFTEEKVLACLRVIEA; translated from the exons ATGCCTCACTTGACAGTCACAAACGTGGTAGAATGGCCTTACAAGAGTGGTCAGCTGAGTGCTCGACAAATCGAAATAACGGATTCTGAACCAAGTCAGCTATTGAAGATGTTGGCCTCTGGGGCTTGGACGGCCCAGGAGGTTCTTCTGGCATTTATCGCCCGGTGTATCATTGCCCATCATCTAACCAATCCACTAACCGGTCCCATGTTTGATCAAGGTTTCCGCCGAGCTGTAGAGCTCGATGATTATCATCGTAGAACAGGCAAGACTGCTGGGCCGTTTCATGGGTTGCCAATTAGTTTGATAGATGTTTTCAATATCCAAGGAATGCCGACGACTCTTGGTTTTGTTGCCCGAGCAAATGCACACCCCGTACACTCTGGCGAGTTGGTCAATCGACTCTCAGCGGCTGGAGCTATATTTTATTACAAGACGAATATTCCCCAGTCTCTTATGTCTGGAGAATGCCATAATTTTCTTTTCGGACGAACAGCGACACCGTATAACACTACCTTGTCCGCAGGAGGGTCAAGCGGAGGTGAAGGCTCACTAATAGCGCTTGGAGGCAGCCCTCTAGGAATTGGAAGTGACATTGCTGGATCGATTCGCACGCCGGCAAACTCCAATGGCGTATACGGCTTATGCCCCACGAATGGTCGATTACCTCTGCATGACGCCGAGCAGTCGAACGCTGGGTATCTTATCAATGGTGTTGCAGGGCCATTGTCAAAAAGCATTGACGGGCTGGAAGTATATGCAAGAACATTACTATCTCTGAAGCCATGGGAGTGGGATTCTGCATGCGAGCGACTCCCGTGGGATGAACAAGTCTATCAAGAAACCCTGCTCATTGGACTGAGCGGGAAACGACAGCTCTGTATTGGCTTCGTTGCAAATGACAGGATAACCACCCCACATCCCCCTATTGAACGAGGAATGAGAGAAACGAGGGCTACTCTGGAAAAGGCTGGAGTTCAAGTAGTGGATGTCCAGCTGTTCGACGGAACGGAAGGCATGTGGGAAATGATCACACGTATTTTCAGTGCAGATGGAGGGAATGCATTCAGAGAAGAGATTGCCAAGTCTGGAGAGCCCATATCCGAGGATATTGAGCTCGCCAACCCACAGGATGCAATGAAT AGAACATCATCCTTGACCGCAACAGGGCGACCGGTAGATGTGTTCGTCCTACCTTCAGGGTGCCGCGTTGCCTCTCCACATGGAACCATGAAGTACTGGCTCTATGAATCCATTTCCAATATCCTCGACTGGACATGTGCTACAATTCCTGTTGGACAtgttgaccttctcaaggacCCAAAGCCCAGCAATGGCGGGGACTTTAAGCCTCTGTCGAGTTTAGATCGCGATAATTGGAATCTAT ACTCCCCTGAGCTATATTCAGATGCTCCTATTTGCCTTCAGGTATCAGGGCAGAAATTCACGGAAGAGAAGGTCTTGGCGTGCTTGAGAGTTATTGAAGCA